The genomic DNA GCGCTGGCCGCCAACTCCGGCAACGAGCGCTTCGCCCTCGACTCGTACCGCCGCTTCGTGCAGATGTACGCCAACGTGGTGCTCGGCATCCGTGGCGAGCGCTTCGAGCACCTGATCGAGCAGCGGAAGCACGTGCGCGGCGTGAAGGAAGACACGGACCTCTCGGTCGACGAGCTGCGCGCGCTGGTGGACGAGTTCAAGGCGCTCGTCCGCGAATCTACCGGCAGTGCGTTCCCTGACGATCCCGAGGCGCAGCTCTGGGGCGCGATCCACGCCGTCTTCAACTCGTGGGAGACGCCGCGGGCCAAGGCGTACCGCCGCATCAACAACATCTCCGACGACCTGGGCACCGCCGTGAACGTCTGCTCCATGGTCTTCGGCAACATGGGCGACGACAGCGGCACCGGCGTCTGCTTCACGCGTAACCCATCCACCGGCGAGCGCGAGCTGTACGGCGAGTTCCTGGTCAACGCGCAGGGCGAGGACGTGGTGGCCGGCATCCGCGACCCGTTCCCCATCTCGCAGATGGCGCAGGCGCTGCCCGAGCCGTACGCCGCGCTGCTCGAAGCGCAGAAGCTGCTGGAGGAGCACTACCGCGACGTGCAGGACCTGGAGTTCACGGTGGAGAAGGGGCAGCTCTACCTGCTCCAGACGCGCTCCGCCAAGCGGAGCGCCGCCGCCGCCGTCCGCGCCGCAGTGGAGATGGTGGACGAAGGCGTGCTGACGACGGAAGATGCGGTGCTCCGCGTCGATCCCGAGCAGCTCGACCAGCTGCTGCACCCGATGATCGACCCGAAGGCGCACGTGAAGGTGCTGACGACCGGCCTGCCCGCGTCGCCCGGTGCGGCGTCGGGGCGCGTGGTGTTCAACCCGGACGAGGCGGCGGCGCGCGGGCCGGACGAGCCCGTGATCCTGGTGCGGCGGGAGACGAGCCCGGAGGACTTCCACGGGATGGTCGCCGCGCGCGCCATCCTCACCTGCCGCGGGGGGATGACGTCCCACGCCGCCGTGGTGGCGCGCGGCATGGGCAAGTGCTGCGTGGCGGGCGCGAGCGAGATTCAGGTGGACGAGGCGTACCGCCGCTTCACCGTGGGCGACGTGGTGGTGCACGAGAACGACTGGATCACGCTGGACGGTAGCACCGGCCGCGTGATCCTGGGCGAGGTGCCCACGGCCGAGCCGGAGCTGTCCGAACACTTCCAGCGGCTGATGGAGTGGGCCGACGGTTTCCGGACCCTGCGCGTGCGCACGAACGCCGACACGCCGCACGACAGCGAGGTCGCGCGGCGCTTCGGGGCCGAGGGCATCGGCCTGTGCCGCACAGAGCACATGTTCTTCGAGGGCGACCGCATCGACGCCGTGCGGGAGATGATCCTCTCCGACAGCGCGCCCCGCCGCGCTATCGCGCTCGCCAAGCTGCTGCCCATGCAGCGCGCCGACTTCGAGGGCATCTTCCGGGCGATGGACGGCCTGCCCGTCACCATCCGCCTGCTTGACCCGCCGCTGCATGAGTTCCTCCCCGCCGGCGCCGCCGAGATCAAGGACCTGGCACGCAAGATGGGCGTGGACAGCGCCAAGCTCCGCGCCCGCGTGGACGCGCACCACGAGGCCAACCCCATGCTGGGCCATCGCGGCGTGCGCCTGGGGATCTCGTTCCCGGACATCACGT from Longimicrobiaceae bacterium includes the following:
- the ppdK gene encoding pyruvate, phosphate dikinase, giving the protein MADRYVYFFGADQTEGSAEMKDLLGGKGAGLAEMAKIGVPVPPGFTITTEVCRRYLAAGKYPDGLADDVDAALKRLEEATGKTFGAGPNPLLVSVRSGAAFSMPGMMDTILNLGLNDETAAALAANSGNERFALDSYRRFVQMYANVVLGIRGERFEHLIEQRKHVRGVKEDTDLSVDELRALVDEFKALVRESTGSAFPDDPEAQLWGAIHAVFNSWETPRAKAYRRINNISDDLGTAVNVCSMVFGNMGDDSGTGVCFTRNPSTGERELYGEFLVNAQGEDVVAGIRDPFPISQMAQALPEPYAALLEAQKLLEEHYRDVQDLEFTVEKGQLYLLQTRSAKRSAAAAVRAAVEMVDEGVLTTEDAVLRVDPEQLDQLLHPMIDPKAHVKVLTTGLPASPGAASGRVVFNPDEAAARGPDEPVILVRRETSPEDFHGMVAARAILTCRGGMTSHAAVVARGMGKCCVAGASEIQVDEAYRRFTVGDVVVHENDWITLDGSTGRVILGEVPTAEPELSEHFQRLMEWADGFRTLRVRTNADTPHDSEVARRFGAEGIGLCRTEHMFFEGDRIDAVREMILSDSAPRRAIALAKLLPMQRADFEGIFRAMDGLPVTIRLLDPPLHEFLPAGAAEIKDLARKMGVDSAKLRARVDAHHEANPMLGHRGVRLGISFPDITWMQAQAIFEAAVAVQKEGVVVCPEIMVPLVGTVEELARQRVVIDEAARDVFEHAEAEVDYMVGTMIELPRAALTADRIAEQAEFFSFGTNDLTQTTMGLSRDDAGSFLPGYVEAGILPADPFQTLDQEGVGKLVEMAVTLGRGVKPDLKLGICGEHGGDPKSVHFFHRIGLNYVSCSPYRVPIARLAAAHAALIPIKIRPRL